Proteins found in one Acidobacteriota bacterium genomic segment:
- a CDS encoding EVE domain-containing protein, translating to MAQWLFKEEPTHYSYDALVKDGRTSWSGVKNPVAQKHLRGVRKGDRIFYYHTGNEKAIVAIAKADSNAYPDPADTSGKAHVVDVVPVKRLKAPVTLASIKADRRFASFPLTRLPRLSVMPVTDQEWNAIVTMSERHV from the coding sequence ATGGCTCAATGGCTGTTCAAAGAGGAACCCACCCACTACAGCTACGACGCGCTCGTCAAAGACGGCCGCACCTCGTGGTCTGGCGTGAAGAACCCGGTTGCGCAGAAACACCTCCGCGGGGTGCGCAAGGGAGACCGCATCTTCTATTACCACACCGGCAACGAGAAGGCGATCGTCGCCATCGCGAAGGCGGACTCGAACGCCTACCCGGATCCGGCGGACACGTCTGGGAAGGCGCACGTCGTGGACGTCGTGCCGGTGAAGAGGCTGAAGGCGCCGGTGACGCTCGCGTCGATCAAGGCAGACAGGCGCTTCGCCTCGTTCCCGCTCACGCGCCTGCCGCGGCTCTCCGTCATGCCGGTCACGGACCAGGAATGGAACGCGATCGTGACGATGTCGGAACGACACGTGTAG